In Actinomycetota bacterium, one DNA window encodes the following:
- the dhaL gene encoding dihydroxyacetone kinase subunit DhaL, with product MGRLAQSQAGIGGTRPVDAAFVRSWVEEIASAVEVERDHLTQLDAAIGDADHGVNMQRGFSAVVSKLAAAESSPPGKVLTTVGGTLISTVGGAAGPLYGTAFREAGKDLGDQEEFGPGELLSALRAGLEGVQRLGAATPGDKTMVDAFAPAVAAFAGELDAGGSLTAATARAREAAEEGMRATIPLQARKGRASYLGPRSVGHQDPGATSTALVFAALERVARRFQP from the coding sequence ATGGGGCGCCTAGCGCAGTCGCAGGCGGGGATCGGAGGAACCAGGCCGGTGGATGCCGCGTTCGTTCGAAGCTGGGTGGAGGAGATCGCCTCGGCCGTCGAGGTGGAGCGCGACCACCTCACCCAACTCGACGCCGCCATCGGGGACGCCGATCACGGCGTCAACATGCAGCGAGGGTTCTCCGCCGTGGTCTCGAAGCTGGCCGCGGCGGAGAGCTCACCTCCCGGCAAGGTCCTGACCACCGTGGGCGGAACCCTGATCTCCACGGTGGGAGGGGCGGCCGGCCCGCTGTACGGAACGGCGTTCCGGGAGGCCGGCAAGGACCTCGGGGACCAGGAGGAATTCGGTCCCGGCGAGCTCCTGTCGGCGCTCCGGGCGGGCCTGGAAGGGGTGCAGCGCCTGGGCGCGGCGACGCCGGGGGACAAGACCATGGTGGACGCCTTCGCTCCGGCCGTGGCGGCGTTCGCGGGCGAGCTGGACGCCGGCGGCTCGCTCACCGCGGCGACGGCCCGGGCCCGCGAGGCAGCCGAGGAGGGGATGCGGGCCACGATCCCGCTCCAGGCCAGGAAGGGTCGGGCCTCCTATCTGGGGCCCCGGAGCGTGGGTCATCAGGACCCGGGCGCGACCTCGACCGCGCTGGTCTTCGCCGCGCTGGAGCGGGTGGCGCGCCGATTCCAGCCGTGA